The following proteins are encoded in a genomic region of Ammospiza caudacuta isolate bAmmCau1 chromosome 3, bAmmCau1.pri, whole genome shotgun sequence:
- the ZNF513 gene encoding zinc finger protein 513 isoform X1, whose translation MPRRKQSHPQPVKADTLVGKIAIPAYALSDDDCSSGYQQLSVESDPEEGGEPGPAALPCRQCGLQLAASLGQSCLQCAGAEGSRSQRIVYSCQLCPFASHYSSHLKRHMKTHNGEKPFACPQCAYASAQLVNLTRHLRTHTGEKPYRCTGCSFACSSLGNLKRHERVHSQDKPFQCAACDYRCNQSRNLKRHMLSHRLPEGEGPHRRDKDPEPLLPELSLHVGSGSGPFLPGCARLRGEEAAALPELLFPFTCRMCGLVLDDGFAQDEGLAEQVCGRCSLAVLGTEPGASPRKGAGDKGFACSLCPFVTHYPNHLARHMKTHSGEKPFACPLCPYASAHLDNLKRHQRVHTGEKPYKCQLCDYACGNLANLKRHGRIHSGDKPFQCSLCSYSCNQSMNLKRHMLRHTGEKPFQCRDCSYTTGHWDNYKRHQKIHGHTAESWVNPRNAKALLAPPAVGTALP comes from the exons CAGACACCCTGGTGGGGAAGATCGCCATCCCAGCGTACGCCCTGAGCGACGACGACTGCTCGTCCGGGTACCAGCAGCTGAGCGTGGAGAGCGACCCCGAGGAGGGCGGCGAGCCGGGCCCCGCGGCGCTGCCCTGCCGCCAGTGCGGGCTGCAGctggctgccagcctgggccagagctgcctgcagtgcgccggcGCCGAGGGCAGCCGCAGCCAGCGCATCGTCtactcctgccagctctgccccttcGCCTCGCACTACTCCAGCCACCTCAAGCGCCACATGAAGACACACAACGGGGAGAAGCCCTTCGCCTGCCCGCAGTGCGCCTACGCCTCCGCCCAGCTGGTGAACCTGACGCGGCACCTGCGCACGCACACCGGCGAGAAGCCGTACCGCTGCACGGGCTGCAGCTTcgcctgcagcagcctgggcaaCCTCAAACGCCACGAGCGCGTCCACAGCCAGGACAAGCCCTTCCAGTGCGCCGCCTGCGACTACCGCTGCAACCAGAGCCGCAACCTGAAGCGGCACATGCTCAGCCACCGCCTGCCCGAGGGCGAGGGGCCGCACCGGCGGGACAAGGACCCAG AGCcgctgctgccagagctgagccTGCACGTGGGCAGCGGCAGCGGCCCCTTCctgcccggctgtgcccggctgCGGGGCGAGGaggcggccgcgctgcccgaGCTGCTCTTCCCCTTCACGTGCCGCATGTGCGGGCTGGTGCTGGACGACGGCTTCGCGCAGGACGAGGGCCTGGCCGAGCAGGTGTGCGGGCGCTGCAGCCTGGCGGTGCTGGGCACCGAGCCGGGTGCCAGCCCCCGCAAGGGCGCCGGGGACAAGGGCTTcgcctgcagcctgtgcccctTCGTCACGCACTACCCCAACCACCTGGCGCGGCACATGAAGACGCACAGCGGGGAGAAGCCCTTCGCCTGCCCGCTCTGCCCCTACGCCTCCGCCCACCTGGACAACCTGAAGCGGCACCAGCGCGTGCACACAGGCGAGAAGCCCTACAAGTGCCAGCTCTGCGACTACGCCTGCGGCAACCTGGCCAACCTCAAGCGTCACGGGCGCATCCACTCAGGCGACAAGCCCTTCCagtgcagcctctgcagctACAGCTGCAACCAGAGCATGAACCTGAAGCGGCACATGCTGCGGCACACGGGCGAGAAGCCCTTCCAGTGCCGGGACTGCTCCTACACCACCGGGCACTGGGACAACTACAAGCGCCACCAGAAGATCCACGGCCACACGGCCGAGAGCTGGGTGAACCCACGCAATGCCAAAGCCCTCCTGGCCCCCCCAGCCGTGGGCACGGCCCTGCCCTGA